From Bacteroidia bacterium, the proteins below share one genomic window:
- a CDS encoding D-2-hydroxyacid dehydrogenase: MRILANDGIDTAGKELLEQAGFTVDTNKIAQDELVSKISGYDVIIVRSATTVTREIIEASNLKVIGRAGVGTDNIDKVAAKEKGIEVVNTPAASSLSVAELVFAHLFGLVRFLQKSNRRMPVEGMSKFNQLKKEYAAGTELRGKVMGIIGFGRIGQETAKVALGVGMKVLAFDPFVKNINLKFAFHPDMNLPQLDVPIETVSMEEVLKNADFISLHVPKLDKPAIGEHEIALMKQGAGIVNCARGGVVDEKALVQALNSGKIAFAGVDVFEHEPPIDDVLLKNENVSLTPHCGASTAEAQERIGIELAEKIINYLK, encoded by the coding sequence ATGAGAATATTAGCAAATGATGGAATAGATACAGCTGGAAAGGAATTGCTCGAACAAGCCGGTTTCACAGTTGATACAAATAAGATTGCTCAAGATGAATTAGTTTCTAAGATTTCAGGCTATGATGTAATCATTGTCAGAAGTGCTACCACTGTAACACGTGAAATTATTGAAGCAAGTAATTTGAAAGTAATTGGCAGAGCCGGTGTTGGTACAGATAATATTGATAAAGTAGCAGCTAAAGAAAAAGGCATTGAGGTTGTCAATACTCCCGCAGCTTCATCATTGTCTGTGGCAGAACTTGTTTTTGCTCATTTATTTGGTTTGGTTAGGTTTCTCCAAAAATCAAATAGAAGGATGCCGGTTGAAGGAATGTCTAAATTTAATCAACTTAAAAAAGAATATGCAGCCGGTACAGAACTTAGAGGGAAGGTGATGGGAATCATTGGTTTTGGCAGAATCGGACAAGAAACCGCTAAAGTTGCTTTAGGGGTGGGAATGAAGGTGTTGGCTTTTGACCCTTTTGTAAAAAATATTAACTTGAAGTTTGCTTTTCACCCTGATATGAATTTGCCTCAGTTGGATGTTCCAATCGAGACTGTAAGTATGGAAGAAGTTTTAAAAAATGCAGATTTTATCTCCTTACATGTTCCCAAACTTGACAAGCCTGCAATTGGCGAGCACGAAATTGCTTTGATGAAACAAGGTGCCGGTATTGTTAATTGTGCAAGAGGTGGGGTAGTGGATGAAAAAGCATTGGTTCAAGCGCTGAACAGTGGTAAAATTGCCTTTGCCGGTGTAGATGTTTTTGAACATGAACCTCCAATTGATGATGTCTTACTCAAAAATGAAAATGTTTCTTTAACTCCTCATTGTGGAGCTTCAACAGCTGAAGCACAAGAACGTATTGGAATTGAGTTAGCAGAAAAAATAATCAACTACTTAAAATAA
- a CDS encoding DUF1015 domain-containing protein, which produces MPKIAPFRATLPAEGLESQVVIDSNVSLSKDELFLKLEENPFSYYHIFKPQTHFGDESTLEQAYAFGRNYFKQLKEQGVLVKEKDPALYVYQIITTEHNSFLGLISTVDINDYEHGAIKKHENTLTEKQHKLFKHIEITGFIGEPVLLAYPSSGAINKILHSYIETRPDKAFEYNENRHKLWKIQELSQIETLIQEFAKVEAFYIADGHHRTASVYQFVKEKGLPPFNMLTYLVSDEQLKIYPFYRLFTGQSMIDFQDVLEKLKVNFDISESAEKDKLAADEFLMIMHDKTLKLKLKSEFDLDAMRISERLNVSLLEELILKPIFHVQDSRDDKRLTFLSGKVSLKEVEAKVQRGDVTVAFAMAPISAEDIFEVSDKNLTMPPKSTYIEPKLLSGSVILEF; this is translated from the coding sequence TTGCCTAAGATAGCACCCTTTAGAGCCACTCTACCTGCGGAAGGACTTGAAAGTCAAGTTGTGATTGACTCAAATGTTAGCCTTAGCAAGGATGAACTTTTTCTTAAACTGGAAGAAAATCCGTTTTCTTACTATCATATTTTTAAACCCCAAACACACTTTGGAGATGAAAGCACGCTCGAGCAGGCTTATGCTTTTGGTCGGAATTATTTTAAACAACTGAAAGAACAGGGAGTATTAGTCAAAGAAAAAGATCCTGCGCTTTATGTATATCAAATTATCACTACCGAACATAACTCTTTCTTAGGTCTGATTTCTACCGTAGATATCAATGACTACGAACATGGTGCGATTAAGAAGCATGAAAATACGCTCACTGAAAAACAACATAAACTTTTTAAGCATATAGAAATTACCGGCTTTATAGGAGAGCCGGTTCTGTTGGCATATCCTTCAAGTGGAGCTATCAATAAAATTTTACATTCTTATATTGAAACCCGACCGGATAAAGCATTTGAATATAATGAGAATCGCCATAAGCTGTGGAAAATTCAAGAGCTTAGTCAAATTGAAACATTGATTCAGGAGTTTGCAAAAGTGGAGGCATTTTATATTGCAGACGGACACCACAGAACTGCATCTGTATATCAGTTTGTCAAAGAGAAAGGATTACCTCCTTTTAATATGTTGACCTACCTTGTTTCTGATGAACAGCTAAAAATTTATCCTTTTTACCGTTTGTTTACAGGGCAATCAATGATAGACTTTCAAGATGTTCTTGAAAAATTGAAGGTGAATTTTGATATTTCAGAATCTGCAGAAAAGGACAAACTTGCAGCTGATGAGTTTCTAATGATTATGCATGATAAGACTCTCAAACTAAAGTTGAAATCGGAATTTGACTTGGACGCAATGCGTATTTCTGAGAGGTTGAATGTTTCATTATTAGAGGAATTAATTCTAAAACCTATTTTTCATGTACAAGACAGCAGAGATGACAAGCGATTGACTTTCCTTTCAGGTAAAGTAAGTTTGAAAGAAGTGGAAGCAAAGGTGCAGCGGGGAGATGTAACTGTGGCATTTGCAATGGCTCCCATTTCTGCGGAAGATATTTTTGAGGTGTCTGACAAAAATTTGACAATGCCGCCCAAGTCCACATATATTGAACCTAAATTGCTTTCAGGAAGTGTAATTTTAGAGTTCTAA
- the hppD gene encoding 4-hydroxyphenylpyruvate dioxygenase, translated as MTEQNKDFLPINGTDYVEFYVGNAKQAAHYYKTAFGFQGVAYCGPETGVKDRVSYVLKQDKIRFVLTTPLHPEHPISEHIKQHGDGVKVLALWVDDARKSWEETTKRGAKSYMAPESSKDEFGEVVRSGIHTYGETVHIFVERKNYNGPFMPGFVKWESDYNPTPTGLLYVDHCVGNVGWNQMNVWVKFYEEVMGFKNILSFDDKDISTEYSALMSKVMSNGNGYVKFPINEPAEGKKKSQVEEYLDFYHGEGVQHVALATHDIVKTVTDLKNRGVEFLTVPGSYYDELIARVGKIDEDIEPLRQLGILVDRDDEGYLLQIFTKPVEDRPTLFYEIIQRKGAKSFGKGNFKALFESIEREQERRGNL; from the coding sequence ATGACAGAACAAAATAAGGATTTTTTACCAATCAACGGCACAGATTACGTTGAGTTTTATGTAGGCAATGCTAAACAAGCTGCTCATTACTATAAGACAGCATTTGGGTTTCAGGGAGTTGCTTATTGCGGACCTGAAACAGGAGTAAAAGACAGGGTGAGTTATGTATTAAAACAGGATAAAATTCGCTTTGTATTAACCACTCCACTTCATCCGGAGCACCCTATTTCTGAACATATTAAACAACATGGCGATGGAGTGAAAGTGCTTGCGTTATGGGTTGATGATGCACGTAAATCTTGGGAAGAAACCACAAAAAGAGGAGCTAAATCATATATGGCACCTGAATCTTCAAAAGACGAGTTCGGAGAAGTAGTACGTTCCGGCATACACACTTATGGCGAAACTGTACACATTTTTGTTGAACGCAAAAATTACAACGGACCTTTCATGCCCGGATTTGTAAAATGGGAGTCAGACTATAATCCTACCCCAACCGGATTACTTTATGTTGACCATTGTGTGGGCAATGTGGGATGGAATCAAATGAATGTTTGGGTGAAATTTTATGAAGAAGTAATGGGTTTCAAAAATATTTTATCATTTGATGACAAAGATATTTCAACTGAATATTCTGCTTTGATGAGCAAAGTAATGAGCAATGGAAACGGTTATGTAAAGTTTCCAATCAACGAACCTGCCGAAGGAAAAAAGAAATCCCAAGTTGAGGAGTATTTAGATTTTTATCATGGAGAGGGCGTACAACACGTAGCTTTAGCAACACACGACATTGTTAAAACCGTAACTGATTTAAAAAATAGAGGTGTAGAATTTCTAACCGTTCCCGGTAGCTACTACGATGAACTTATTGCACGTGTAGGCAAAATTGACGAAGACATTGAACCATTGAGACAATTAGGAATCTTAGTAGATAGAGATGACGAGGGGTATTTGCTTCAAATCTTTACCAAACCTGTTGAAGATAGACCAACATTGTTTTATGAAATAATTCAACGTAAAGGTGCCAAATCGTTTGGCAAGGGAAATTTCAAAGCCCTATTTGAGTCTATTGAAAGAGAACAAGAAAGAAGAGGCAATCTGTAA
- a CDS encoding TetR/AcrR family transcriptional regulator, giving the protein MMICSSMIDCKIHLVEIFSILETICVVKVSWSDIELYLRPEKMAMEDTKENILIQAEKMFNRSGIKEVSMDSVASELSVSKKTLYQYFESKSDLINQVLKRRAIRVREYILKIQNENQNAIEEIMTHFFKMVNRLRDTKPTLLYDLKKYYFDLYQSFNESIEKFIEEEFVRNMKKGIDEGLYRAELNIRLVCKLHFNSIEFMSNPIAIQAENKAEKRFSELLMYHMRAVCTSKGIKELENLLNKNEK; this is encoded by the coding sequence ATGATGATTTGTAGCTCGATGATTGATTGTAAAATTCATTTAGTCGAAATATTTTCTATTTTGGAAACTATTTGCGTTGTCAAAGTTTCTTGGAGTGATATTGAGTTATATTTGCGCCCCGAAAAAATGGCGATGGAAGACACCAAAGAAAATATACTTATCCAAGCAGAAAAAATGTTTAATCGCTCCGGTATTAAAGAGGTAAGCATGGATAGTGTAGCATCTGAACTCTCTGTTTCTAAAAAGACTCTTTATCAGTATTTTGAAAGTAAATCGGATTTAATCAACCAAGTATTAAAACGAAGGGCAATCAGGGTGCGAGAATATATTTTGAAAATTCAAAATGAGAATCAGAACGCTATTGAAGAGATTATGACACATTTTTTTAAAATGGTCAACCGTCTTCGCGATACCAAACCTACTCTGCTGTATGATTTGAAAAAATATTATTTTGACTTATACCAATCTTTTAATGAGTCAATAGAGAAGTTTATAGAAGAGGAGTTTGTGCGCAACATGAAAAAGGGGATTGATGAAGGACTTTATAGGGCTGAGTTGAATATCAGACTGGTATGTAAACTTCATTTTAATTCAATTGAATTTATGTCAAACCCTATTGCTATTCAAGCCGAAAACAAAGCTGAAAAACGTTTTTCGGAATTATTGATGTATCACATGAGAGCTGTATGTACATCAAAAGGAATCAAAGAATTAGAAAACTTACTTAACAAAAATGAGAAATAA
- a CDS encoding TolC family protein, with product MRNKLSATLICLSLALQAKAADTLKLTLSGAIQYALEHNEQIQASQLDITKANYRIKEITASGFPQLNGSADFRDNVKLPVFVFPDPMTGEQKPIKVGTRYQVTGGLQLNQLIFDGSYFVGLKAAKEYKALAIRTHQKNEQDLKVNVAKAYFLALISKENLTLLDENLKTLSQTLTETEAMYKEGFVESLEVERLKLTVSNLQVQKIKLQNAAEITLNLLKTYLGLELDMPLVLEENLEALYAKYLQEGKVLGVGNVNNRLELKILETQKSLYKLDVSKHKVQYYPSIRGFANYQEQFYGSKLTFDPWLNTFLYGVTIQVPIFSSGMKIHQTRQAKITLQQAELNYNYTANMLKMERVKAEKEYNISLSMLEIQKANFELAKKINETTLKKYQEGVGSNLEVVTANQDLKNAQTNYLEAIYEVLTNRLNLIIANGDNVSF from the coding sequence ATGAGAAATAAACTATCTGCAACCCTAATTTGCCTAAGTTTAGCGTTGCAGGCAAAAGCCGCTGACACACTCAAACTCACGCTCAGCGGGGCAATTCAGTATGCGTTGGAACATAACGAACAAATACAAGCGAGCCAACTGGATATTACCAAAGCCAATTATAGAATCAAAGAGATTACAGCTTCTGGATTTCCCCAACTCAATGGCAGTGCAGATTTTAGAGATAATGTAAAATTGCCCGTATTTGTATTCCCTGACCCAATGACCGGAGAACAAAAACCGATTAAAGTGGGAACAAGGTATCAAGTAACCGGAGGATTACAGCTCAATCAACTCATTTTTGACGGAAGCTATTTTGTAGGGTTAAAAGCTGCAAAAGAATATAAAGCCTTGGCTATACGAACACATCAGAAAAATGAACAAGATTTGAAAGTAAATGTGGCTAAAGCATATTTTCTGGCTTTAATCAGCAAGGAGAATCTGACTTTACTTGACGAAAATCTCAAAACACTGTCACAAACCTTAACTGAAACTGAGGCAATGTACAAAGAAGGGTTTGTGGAAAGTCTTGAAGTAGAACGTCTGAAGCTCACTGTTTCTAATCTGCAAGTACAAAAAATTAAGTTGCAAAACGCTGCTGAAATTACACTCAATTTACTCAAAACATATTTAGGCTTAGAATTAGATATGCCTCTTGTTTTGGAAGAGAATTTAGAAGCTCTATATGCCAAATATTTACAAGAAGGAAAGGTGCTTGGAGTAGGTAATGTGAATAACCGCCTTGAATTAAAAATACTTGAAACCCAAAAGTCATTATACAAGCTCGATGTTAGCAAACACAAAGTACAATATTATCCTTCTATTAGAGGGTTCGCAAACTATCAAGAGCAGTTTTATGGCAGCAAACTCACCTTTGATCCTTGGTTAAATACGTTTTTGTATGGGGTTACCATTCAAGTTCCTATTTTCTCCAGCGGAATGAAGATACACCAAACACGTCAGGCAAAAATTACCTTACAACAAGCTGAATTGAACTACAACTATACCGCAAACATGCTCAAAATGGAACGAGTGAAGGCAGAAAAGGAATACAATATTTCTTTGTCAATGTTGGAAATTCAAAAAGCCAATTTTGAATTAGCTAAAAAAATCAATGAAACCACCCTTAAAAAATACCAAGAAGGCGTGGGGTCTAACTTAGAGGTGGTTACAGCAAACCAAGATTTAAAAAATGCCCAAACCAATTATTTAGAAGCCATTTACGAAGTGCTTACAAATCGTCTTAACTTAATAATCGCAAACGGAGACAATGTCTCATTTTAA
- a CDS encoding efflux RND transporter periplasmic adaptor subunit: MKKYNIIALTLIVLASCTSKNDIESKKKLLEKYKLEAVKLNEKIQQLEIELGDDSKQEEFLISVEVDTLQTGDYASQSEFQATVESEQNVLLSAENGGAVVDVLVKEGQKVSAGQLLVRLDATIIEAQIAEIKNALDLAENVYGKYKRLREQNIGTEMQYLEAKNRYESLHRQLNSANVRLSKFYIKAPFSGKIDAVMTTVGALTTPGQPLLRLVNEGEMKVVVQVPESYVGVFAKGEKVNVTYPSLGKTVSETIDAVGEVINAGNRTFQVFIRPKSKEVVLKPNLLAVVSADDFKDTNVITIPSQLIKRDAADNPYVFVATATDSALLVHKRSITIKRYGADVSIVESGLNSGDLLIVKGYNSVGEGDKVKLATED; encoded by the coding sequence ATGAAAAAATATAACATTATTGCCCTTACTCTGATTGTTCTTGCATCTTGTACCTCTAAGAATGATATTGAATCCAAAAAGAAATTGTTGGAGAAGTACAAACTCGAAGCCGTAAAGCTCAACGAGAAAATTCAACAACTTGAAATTGAATTAGGAGACGATTCAAAACAAGAGGAATTTCTGATTTCTGTTGAAGTTGACACCTTACAGACGGGTGACTATGCAAGTCAATCTGAATTTCAAGCAACCGTTGAGTCAGAACAAAATGTGTTGCTGAGTGCTGAAAATGGAGGTGCCGTTGTTGATGTACTGGTAAAAGAAGGTCAAAAAGTTTCCGCAGGGCAGTTATTAGTAAGATTAGATGCAACCATTATAGAAGCTCAAATTGCAGAAATTAAAAATGCACTTGATTTGGCAGAGAATGTTTATGGAAAATACAAGCGCCTAAGGGAACAAAATATCGGAACAGAAATGCAATATTTGGAAGCTAAGAATCGCTATGAATCTTTGCATAGGCAATTGAATTCAGCCAATGTACGATTGTCTAAATTTTATATTAAAGCGCCTTTTAGCGGAAAGATTGATGCAGTTATGACAACAGTGGGAGCGCTCACTACACCGGGACAACCTTTACTTAGATTGGTAAATGAGGGTGAAATGAAAGTAGTGGTGCAAGTTCCGGAATCTTATGTAGGGGTGTTTGCCAAAGGCGAAAAAGTGAATGTTACATATCCAAGTTTGGGCAAGACTGTTTCCGAAACAATAGATGCAGTGGGTGAAGTAATTAATGCCGGAAACAGAACTTTTCAGGTTTTTATTAGACCTAAGAGCAAAGAGGTAGTATTGAAACCTAATTTGCTTGCAGTGGTTTCTGCTGATGATTTTAAAGATACCAATGTGATTACAATTCCTTCACAATTGATTAAGCGTGATGCGGCAGACAACCCTTATGTCTTTGTTGCAACTGCAACAGATAGTGCTCTATTGGTGCATAAAAGAAGCATTACAATTAAACGCTACGGTGCCGATGTGTCAATTGTGGAATCAGGGTTGAATAGCGGAGATTTGTTGATTGTGAAAGGCTATAATAGTGTTGGAGAAGGCGATAAAGTGAAATTGGCAACCGAGGATTAA